The following coding sequences lie in one Apium graveolens cultivar Ventura chromosome 1, ASM990537v1, whole genome shotgun sequence genomic window:
- the LOC141722011 gene encoding cytochrome b561 and DOMON domain-containing protein At5g47530, with the protein MGTILKGILLYCMLLSLFLSSSAQKCAKYSFASNKLFKSCNDLPFLNAFLHWTYDPSSGNFQIAYRQTEIKSTSWAAWGINPDRSGMRGAQALVAYQKSDGSMRFYTSSVTDYQTTLQEGDLKFRVADLSASFANNEIIIFATLNIQNTTTLNHVWQNGPVASDKPGGHDISGANVQSSGRLNILSGQAGSTNGGGGSKTKKRNIHGALNTVSWGIMMPIGALIARYVKVFEVADPAWFYLHVSCQTTAYVIGLVGWGTGLQLGSQSPGIQYSSHRYIGITLFVFGTLQVLALLIRPQKDHKYRLYWNIYHHTTGYMVILLSIINIFKGFDILNPEKKWQRGYVAIIVILSITAVILEGLTWCIVLKRRKAASAEKTLNVMNEFNGYGGRPNHRV; encoded by the exons ATGGGTACAATCCTAAAAGGGATTCTGCTTTATTGTATGCTCTTATCTCTATTTCTATCATCCTCTGCTCAAAAGTGTGCCAAGTATAGCTTTGCTAGCAACAAACTGTTTAAATCCTGCAACGATCTCCCGTTCTTGAATGCCTTTCTTCACTGGACTTATGATCCTTCTTCAGGTAATTTTCAGATAGCTTACAGACAGACGGAAATTAAGTCAACAAGTTGGGCAGCATGGGGAATCAATCCAGATCGTTCAGGCATGCGTGGGGCACAAGCTCTTGTTGCTTATCAGAAatctgatggaagcatgaggtttTACACATCTTCTGTGACAGATTACCAGACAACATTACAGGAGGGGGATCTGAAATTTCGAGTTGCAGATTTATCCGCTAGCTTTGCAAACAACGAGATCATAATTTTTGCTACTCTGAACATTCAAAATACCACTACTTTGAACCACGTTTGGCAAAATGGTCCTGTTGCAAGTGATAAACCTGGGGGGCATGACATTTCAGGAGCGAATGTTCAATCTTCAGGACGTCTAAATATACTTTCTGGTCAGGCTGGATCTACCAACGGAGGAGGTGGTTCTAAAACCAAGAAACGGAAT ATTCATGGGGCGCTTAATACGGTCAGTTGGGGTATTATGATGCCTATTGGCGCTCTAATAGCAAGATACGTAAAAGTTTTTGAAGTAGCAGATCCTGCATGGTTTTACCTTCATGTTTCTTGCCAAACTACAGCCTACGTAATTGGTCTGGTTGGTTGGGGAACTGGTCTCCAACTCGGTAGTCAGTCCCCTGGAATTCAGTACTCCTCCCACAGATACATTGGCATTACTCTGTTTGTGTTCGGAACACTCCAG GTATTAGCATTGCTCATAAGGCCACAAAAGGATCACAAATACAGATTGTACTGGAATATTTACCACCATACAACAGGTTACATGGTCATTCTTCTAAGCATCATCAACATATTCAAAGGATTTGATATCTTGAACCCAGAAAAGAAATGGCAAAGAGGATATGTTGCAATCATTGTTATATTGTCAATAACTGCTGTGATATTAGAGGGTTTGACATGGTGCATTGTTTTGAAAAGGAGAAAAGCAGCAAGTGCTGAAAAGACGCTAAATGTAATGAATGAGTTCAATGGATATGGTGGAAGGCCAAATCATAGGGTGTAG